CATCGGGAAAGAAATCCTGAACGTGGTGCCTGGCCGTATCTCCACTGAAGTTGACGCACGCCTGTCTTACGACACGCAAGCCAGTGTTGCAAAAGCTCGCAAGCTGATCAAAATGTACAACGATGCTGGCATCAGCAACGACCGTATCCTGATTAAACTGGCATCGACCTGGGAAGGGATCCGCGCAGCAGAAGTGCTGGAAAAAGAAGGCATCAACTGTAACCTGACCCTGCTGTTCTCATTCGCTCAGGCGCGTGCCTGTGCTGAAGCCGGTGTGTTCCTGATTTCTCCGTTCGTTGGCCGCATCATGGACTGGTACAAAGCGAAAGAAGGCCGTGACTTCGAAGCCTCTGAAGATCCGGGCGTGATTTCTGTCACCAAGATCTACAACTACTACAAAGCACTGGGCTACAACACCGTGGTCATGGGCGCAAGCTTCCGTAACACGGGTGAAATCCTGGAGCTGGCTGGCTGTGACCGCCTGACCATCAGCCCGCAGCTGCTGCAAGAGCTCTCTGAAGCACAAGGCGACGTCGTTCAGAAGCTGTCTGCTGACGTGGCTTCTGAAGAACGCCCGGCACCGATGACTCACGCTGAGTTCCTGTGGGATCACAATCAGGACCCAATGGCAATTGAGAAGCTGGCGGAAGGGATCCGTAACTTCGCCATCGACCAGGGTAAACTGGAAACCATGATCGAAGCGCGTCTGTAATCCCGCGACAATTTCTGAGAGCAGCACATCGCTGCTCTCAATCGTTTTATGACTAACCTGTATTGAGTAAGAAGAATTAATTATGGAACGTAAAGTACTGGCGAATGCAATCCGTGCCCTGAGCATGGACGGTGTACAACAGGCGAATTCCGGCCACCCGGGCGCACCGATGGGCATGGCGGACATCGCTGAGGTTCTGTGGC
The Photobacterium sp. GJ3 DNA segment above includes these coding regions:
- the tal gene encoding transaldolase — protein: MSTKLEQLRALTTVVADTGDIEAIKKYQPQDATTNPSLILKAAEIEQYAPLIDDAIAYAKAQSNDKAQQIEDAGDKLAVNIGKEILNVVPGRISTEVDARLSYDTQASVAKARKLIKMYNDAGISNDRILIKLASTWEGIRAAEVLEKEGINCNLTLLFSFAQARACAEAGVFLISPFVGRIMDWYKAKEGRDFEASEDPGVISVTKIYNYYKALGYNTVVMGASFRNTGEILELAGCDRLTISPQLLQELSEAQGDVVQKLSADVASEERPAPMTHAEFLWDHNQDPMAIEKLAEGIRNFAIDQGKLETMIEARL